GACCTTTCATTCTGCCTGCGGCAGACCGGCGTCTCACCCCTCGATCTCCTCGCGCAGCATCTCCAGCTCGAGCCATTCCTCTTCTAGGGCATGGAGCGCGGCGCGCTCGGCGTCGAGGCTGGCGGCGATCTTCTGGAAGCCGGTAGGATCCTTCGAGAACAGCGCCGGATCGGCGAGCTTCGTCTCCAGCGCCGCGATCTTCGCGCCCGCCTCCTCCATCTTCTTCGGCAGGTTTTCGAGCGCGAACTTCTGCTTGTAGGAGAGCTTCTTCGACGACGGCTTCGCCGCCTGCGGAGCGGATATGGCGGCCGTCTCCTCCTTCGCCGCCTTCTCCCTGCCGCCTCGTCGTTCGAACGTCTTCGATCCGCGCTGCGCCAGCATGTCGGCATAGCCGCCGGCATATTCGACCCAGCGCCCGTCGCCCTCCGGCGCGATCGTGCTCGTCACCGTCCTGTCGAGGAAGTCGCGGTCGTGGCTGACGAGGATCACGGTTCCCGCGAACCCGGCCACCAGCTCCTGCAGCAGGTCCAGCGTCTCCATGTCGAGGTCGTTGGTCGGCTCGTCCAGCACCAGAAGGTTCGCCGGCTGCGCGAGAATCCGCGCCAGCATCAGCCGCGCCCGCTCGCCGCCCGAGAGTTCCCGCACCGGCGTCCGCATCTGCTCCGGCTTGAACAGAAAATCCTTCATGTAGGAAGCGACGTGCTTGTCCTGCCCGTTCACCGTCAGGCTCTCGCCGCGCCCGCGCGTCAGGTAGTGCGCCAGCGTCTCGTCCGGATCGAGCGACTCCCGCTTCTGGTCCAGCGTCGCGATCTCCAGGTTGACGCCCAGCCGCACCGTGCCCGCATCCGGGGCCAGGTCGCCGATCAGCATCCTGAGCAGCGTCGTCTTGCCCGCGCCGTTGGGCCCGACGAGGCCGATCCGGTCGCCGCGATTGATGCGGATGGAGAAATCCCGCACCACGTCGACGCCGTCATAGGCCTTGGCGATCCCCTTCGCCTCGATCACCAGCTTGCCGCTCTCGGCCGCGTCGCTCGCCGCCATCTTCGCCACGCCCTCGGCGCCGCGATGGGTGCGGTGCTTCTGCCGCATCGACTGCAGCTCGCCCAGCCGGCGCATGTTGCGCTTGCGCCGCGCCGTCACGCCGTAGCGCAGCCAGTGCTCCTCGCGCACGATCTGCCGGCCGAGCTTGTGCTGGTCGCGTTCCTCTTCCTCCAGCACCTGGTCGCGCCATTCCTCGAAATGCGCAAAGCCCCGGTCCAGCCGCTTCGTCTGCCCCCGGTCGAGCCAGATCGTCGCCCGCGACACCCGTTCGAGAAACCGCCGGTCGTGCGAGATCAGCACGATCGCCGATTTCGACCGCTGCAGCTCGTCTTCCAGCCATTCGATCGTCGCGAGGTCGAGATGGTTGGTCGGCTCGTCCAGCAAAAGGATGTCCGGCTCCGGCGCCAGCACCCGGGCAAGTGCGGCCCGCCGCGCCTCGCCGCCCGACAGCGTCGTCGGGTCTTCCTCGCCGGTCAGCCCGAGATGTTCCAGCAGATAGGTGACGCGGTGCGGATCGTCCGCCGGCCCCCGCCCCGCCTCGGCATAGGCCCGCACCGTGGCGAACCCGTCGAAGTCCGGCGCCTGCGGCAGGTATCGTATGGTGGCCGAGGGATGCCGGAACACCTCGCCGTCCTGCGCCTCGACAAGCCCCGCCGCGACCTTCAGCAGCGTCGACTTGCCCGACCCGTTGCGCCCCACCAGCGCGATCCGGTCGCCCGCCGTCACTGACAGGTCCGCCCCGTCGAGCAGCGGCGTGCCGCCGAAGGTCAGCCGGATGGCGTCAAGCTTGAGAAGAGGAGGTGCCATCAGGAAACAGGATCCAGAGGTTGTGCAACCAGCAGCGCCCGGCCCTTGCCGAGAACCACGCCGAGCGGGCCGGTCACCCGGTTGGAGATGGTGAGCGACGAGCCAAACTCCATATGGATACGGTCGAGCGGCCACTCCGCTCCCTCGATGCTCAGCCCCTCGAGATCGGTGAAGCCGAGGATCGAGAACAGCGTGCCATAGGCATAGTCATAGGCGTTGGCGCCCGGCAGCACCGGCCGCCCTTCCTGCGCGCCGCTGGATAGCGTCACGTCGAGGCCGCGCTCGGCCAGCCGCACGGCGAGCGCCAGGTGCAGGAACTCGTGGTCGGTCCGGTTTCCCCCGAACGCGCCGAGGATGACGAGCGAGGACGCCCCTCTCGCGATGGCGATGTCGATCGCCAGCTCCCCGTCCGTCTTGTCCTTTGCGGCGGGAAAGGTCTCGCGCGGCACGTCGCGATGCATCTCGAAATCGTCGGCGGAAGAAGAATCGAAGTCGCCGACCCACAGCTCCGGCACGATGCCGAGTGCCGCCGCATGGCGTATGCCGGAATCAGCCGCGATGACGCGGCCGCCCGCCGACAGCGCGGCAACACGCGGCGTCACGGTCAGCTCGCCGCCGAGAAGGATCACGAACGTGCTCATGCGGCGCGCTCTATCACGCGCTGGCGCGGAAGCGATAGCCCGCGACGCAACCAAGCGCCGGGCTGGCGCATTCACGCTCCACACCGGAGACCACTGCATGGAAAGCCTGATCGACGAGTTCGGCCACTCTACCTACACGTCGTTTCCGGTCGTCATCGCCCGGCTTCTGCTCGCCGCCGTGTTCGGCGCCGCGATCGGCTTCGAGCGCGAATGGCGCGCGCGACCCGCCGGGCTGCGCACCCACATCCTCGTCTGCGTGGCCGCCGCCACCTTCGCGATCCTCACCACGGAGATCGTGCACGCACCCATGTTCACCACCGACATGATCAAGGACGCGGTGAAGGTCGACCCCATCCGCGTGGTCGAGGCGGTGACGGCCGGCGTCGCCTTCCTCGCCGCTGGCGTGGTCATCTTCACCAGGGGCGAGGTGCACGGGCTGACAACCGGCGCAGGCATGTGGCTCGCCGGCGCGATCGGCGTCGCCTGCGGCCTGGGCTTCTGGCAGATCGCCCTGCTGGCGACGATCATCGCCCTGGTCGTCTTGGGCCTGATGCAGGCGCTGGAGATGAAGCTCGACATCGACGGGGGAAGCGATCCGATCAAACGTCCTTCGGCACGGAAGAAAGAGCAAAAGAGGGACGATCCGGCCCATGACGAAACAGTCCGCTGACGCGAAGCTGTGAATTGCCCAATTCTCCGCGCGGTGGTATGAGCCGGCGCATGGAATGCCTGTTCGGAAATCCGAGCTACAGACAGTTCACGCTGCAGGACCGCAAGCGCCTGCCGGCGCGCTTCTATTCGGCCATTTCCGGCGCGATGACCTGCCGACTTCGGTGACCGGCCGCGGCACAGCCGCCCCTCACCGCATTCCAAGCTCCAGCCACGGATAAAAGCCATGAGCGCACCGCGCACTCTCTACGACAAGATCTTCGACGACCACGTCGTCGACCGGCAGGACGACGGCACCTGCCTGCTCTACATCGACCGCCACCTCGTCCACGAGGTCACCAGCCCGCAGGCCTTCGAAGGCCTGCGCATGACCGGCCGCACGGTCCGCCATCCGGAGAAGACGCTCGCCGTCGTCGACCACAACGTGCCGACCTCCAAGGACCGCGTGAACGGCATCAAGAACGAGGAAAGCCGCATCCAGGTCGAGGCGCTGGCGAAGAATGCCGCCGACTTCGGCGTGGAATACTATTCCGAGAAGGACCGCCGCCAGGGCATCGTCCACATCATCGGTCCCGAGCAGGGCTTCACCCTGCCCGGCATGACCATCGTCTGCGGCGACAGCCACACCTCGACCCACGGCGCCTTCGGCGCGCTGGCCCACGGCATCGGCACCTCGGAGGTCGAGCACGTGCTCGCCACCCAGACGCTGATCCAGCGCAAGGCGAAGAACATGCTGGTCCAGGTCGACGGCCAGCTCCCGCCTGGCGTCGGCGCCAAGGACATCATCCTCGCCATCATCGGCGAGATCGGCACGGCCGGCGGCACCGGCTACGTCATCGAATATGCCGGCGAGGCGATCCGTTCGCTGTCGATGGAAGGCCGCATGACGATCTGCAACATGTCGATCGAGGGCGGTGCTCGCGCCGGCCTGATCGCGCCAGACGAGACCACCTTCGCCTATGTGAAGGACAAGCCCCGCGCGCCCAAGGGCGCGGCGTGGGATATGGCGCTCGATTACTGGAAGACGCTGAAGACCGACGAGGGCGCGCATTTCGACCGCGTCGTCAGGCTCGACGCCGCCAAGCTGCCGCCGATCGTCACCTGGGGCTCCTCGCCCGAGGACGTCGTCTCGGTAACAGGCGAGGTGCCGGACCCGGCAAAGATCGAGGACGAGAACAAGCGCGCCTCGAAATATCGCGCGCTGGAATATATGGGCCTGACCCCAGGCACGAAGATGACGGACGTCACGATCGACCGCGTCTTCATCGGTTCCTGCACCAACGGCCGCATCGAGGACCTTCGTCAGGTCGCGGCCGTCGTCGAGGGCAAGAAGGTCAACCCGAAGGTCAATGCGATGATCGTCCCGGGTTCCGGCCTGGTGAAGGCCCAGGCGGAAGCCGAAGGCCTCGACAGGATCTTCATCGAGGCGGGATTCGACTGGCGCGAGCCCGGCTGCTCGATGTGCCTCGCCATGAACGACGACCGCCTTGCCCCGCATGAGCGCTGCGCCTCGACCTCGAACCGCAACTTCGAAGGCCGCCAGGGCTTCAAGGGCCGCACGCACCTCGTCTCGCCCGCCATGGCGGGTGCCGCCGCGATCGCCGGCCACTTCGTCGACATCCGCGACTGGAGCTGACGGCGTTCAGCGCACTGACAAGATAATAGAGAGGCCCGGCATGTCCGGGCCTCTTTCCTTTCGACCCTAACGCCGCACGATCTCGTGCCAGGAATCGCGCACGCCCGGCCGGTCCTTGGCCACCACCAGCGCGAGCTCCTCGCGGTCGAAGACCTCGAACCAGTCGCTCCATTCGACCAGCTCGCGGCCGCCTGAACTCTGCGCCCGTTCCGCCTGGTCGGTGTCCTGGTAGGCGATCTGGCCAAAGACGAGCGTGAGCATCGGCTGCGTGCCGCCTGCCGGCGAGACGTCCACGATCGCCGGCACGCCGGCGCGGGCGGCGGCCCAGTCGCGGATTGCCTCATGGTCGGTAAGGGTGACGGTGTCGGTCATGCTTTTTCTTCTCCTGACTGTAGGCGGAAAGCTCCACCCCTCATTGCGGTTCCATCCGGCGGTTAACCAGATGTTCGCCCGCTGCCTGCTAGAACGGGATCGATACGAAGGATCTCATGAGCAGCGCTGTCTTCATTTTGATGATCAATGTCAGCGTCGCGGCGCTGCTGTCGATCACGTTCCTGGTTATCGCCAACTATGACAAGGCCTTCGCGTCTGCGCGTTGGATCTGCGCCGCCTATGCGATTGGCGCCGTCTATTACGCGTCGGAATTTCTCATCGCCCATTTCCCCGCCTCCACCGCCGTCGCGACCGCGTCCTATTCGGCCCTGCTCGTCGCGTTGGCTGCCTACGGTGTCGGCATCGCCAGAAAATACGACGTCCGGCCGCCGTGGCGGATGCTCGCTCTCCTCCTGGTCGCCTCGATCCTCCTGAACCTCTACACGCAGACCCTGCCGCGCGAATTGATCTTGCGCAATGTGCTTTGGCAACTGCCCTATGCGGCGATCCAGGCGGTCTCGATCTGGGTGCTGCTGCATGCGCGCAGGCTCGGCCCGCTCGACAGGGGGTTGGTGGGGGCGCTGGGGCTGAGCTCGATCTACTTCGTGGTGAAGCCGCTGGTCGCGGTCGAGGCCGGCGGACCCGGCGGCACGGCCGGTTCATATCTGGACAGTGTCTATGCGCTGATCTCGCAGTCGACCGGCATCATCCTAGCGATCGCCGTCGCGCTGATGACGCTCGCCGTCTATGTCGGCAAGATGCTGTCGGACGCGACGCTGAAGTCGGAGACCGACACGCTGTCCGGTCTGCTCAACCGGCGCGGCTTCGTCGACCGCGCGGACGAGATCCTGCGCACCGCCGATCGTTCCGGCGGACCGGTGACGCTCATCCTCGCCGACATCGACCATTTCAAGAACGTCAACGACACATACGGGCACGAGGCCGGCGACCGCGTCATCCAGGCCTTCGCCGGCGTGATGCGCGAGGTGGCAGGCGAGGAGCACGCCATCGGCCGCATCGGCGGTGAGGAATTCGCCATCGTGCTCTCCGGCACGGAGCTTTCGACCGCTCGCCTTATCGCCGAAGGCGCCCGTGTCGCCTTCTCGCAATCAGCGGTCGAGGGCCTGGCCGACATCGAAGCCTGCACCGCCTCGTTCGGGGTGG
The Mesorhizobium australicum genome window above contains:
- a CDS encoding ABC-F family ATP-binding cassette domain-containing protein, which produces MAPPLLKLDAIRLTFGGTPLLDGADLSVTAGDRIALVGRNGSGKSTLLKVAAGLVEAQDGEVFRHPSATIRYLPQAPDFDGFATVRAYAEAGRGPADDPHRVTYLLEHLGLTGEEDPTTLSGGEARRAALARVLAPEPDILLLDEPTNHLDLATIEWLEDELQRSKSAIVLISHDRRFLERVSRATIWLDRGQTKRLDRGFAHFEEWRDQVLEEEERDQHKLGRQIVREEHWLRYGVTARRKRNMRRLGELQSMRQKHRTHRGAEGVAKMAASDAAESGKLVIEAKGIAKAYDGVDVVRDFSIRINRGDRIGLVGPNGAGKTTLLRMLIGDLAPDAGTVRLGVNLEIATLDQKRESLDPDETLAHYLTRGRGESLTVNGQDKHVASYMKDFLFKPEQMRTPVRELSGGERARLMLARILAQPANLLVLDEPTNDLDMETLDLLQELVAGFAGTVILVSHDRDFLDRTVTSTIAPEGDGRWVEYAGGYADMLAQRGSKTFERRGGREKAAKEETAAISAPQAAKPSSKKLSYKQKFALENLPKKMEEAGAKIAALETKLADPALFSKDPTGFQKIAASLDAERAALHALEEEWLELEMLREEIEG
- a CDS encoding thiamine diphosphokinase, with the protein product MSTFVILLGGELTVTPRVAALSAGGRVIAADSGIRHAAALGIVPELWVGDFDSSSADDFEMHRDVPRETFPAAKDKTDGELAIDIAIARGASSLVILGAFGGNRTDHEFLHLALAVRLAERGLDVTLSSGAQEGRPVLPGANAYDYAYGTLFSILGFTDLEGLSIEGAEWPLDRIHMEFGSSLTISNRVTGPLGVVLGKGRALLVAQPLDPVS
- a CDS encoding MgtC/SapB family protein: MESLIDEFGHSTYTSFPVVIARLLLAAVFGAAIGFEREWRARPAGLRTHILVCVAAATFAILTTEIVHAPMFTTDMIKDAVKVDPIRVVEAVTAGVAFLAAGVVIFTRGEVHGLTTGAGMWLAGAIGVACGLGFWQIALLATIIALVVLGLMQALEMKLDIDGGSDPIKRPSARKKEQKRDDPAHDETVR
- the leuC gene encoding 3-isopropylmalate dehydratase large subunit, yielding MSAPRTLYDKIFDDHVVDRQDDGTCLLYIDRHLVHEVTSPQAFEGLRMTGRTVRHPEKTLAVVDHNVPTSKDRVNGIKNEESRIQVEALAKNAADFGVEYYSEKDRRQGIVHIIGPEQGFTLPGMTIVCGDSHTSTHGAFGALAHGIGTSEVEHVLATQTLIQRKAKNMLVQVDGQLPPGVGAKDIILAIIGEIGTAGGTGYVIEYAGEAIRSLSMEGRMTICNMSIEGGARAGLIAPDETTFAYVKDKPRAPKGAAWDMALDYWKTLKTDEGAHFDRVVRLDAAKLPPIVTWGSSPEDVVSVTGEVPDPAKIEDENKRASKYRALEYMGLTPGTKMTDVTIDRVFIGSCTNGRIEDLRQVAAVVEGKKVNPKVNAMIVPGSGLVKAQAEAEGLDRIFIEAGFDWREPGCSMCLAMNDDRLAPHERCASTSNRNFEGRQGFKGRTHLVSPAMAGAAAIAGHFVDIRDWS
- a CDS encoding GGDEF domain-containing protein, translating into MSSAVFILMINVSVAALLSITFLVIANYDKAFASARWICAAYAIGAVYYASEFLIAHFPASTAVATASYSALLVALAAYGVGIARKYDVRPPWRMLALLLVASILLNLYTQTLPRELILRNVLWQLPYAAIQAVSIWVLLHARRLGPLDRGLVGALGLSSIYFVVKPLVAVEAGGPGGTAGSYLDSVYALISQSTGIILAIAVALMTLAVYVGKMLSDATLKSETDTLSGLLNRRGFVDRADEILRTADRSGGPVTLILADIDHFKNVNDTYGHEAGDRVIQAFAGVMREVAGEEHAIGRIGGEEFAIVLSGTELSTARLIAEGARVAFSQSAVEGLADIEACTASFGVAQRHAGESYEQLLRCADIALYEAKNAGRDCVRTAPPVIRPNGNGDHAENRRMFRDKR